The proteins below come from a single Neospora caninum Liverpool complete genome, chromosome IX genomic window:
- a CDS encoding putative glutamic acid-rich protein produces MASISSFLKRKVKDRLSLLDAALEADTLLTRLKATLSRLFEGNDLPAPLPSLSSSGVPRGGTPSGPWRKDSRQASLATPRKGEVERDKGPSPDTNEEDRTQPPTSSECSQSRRPQAAPSVPDLVSPLPVEILDKFQQLLHQLLVLCRHQKALALQTSQKKQLSQVPASASSSGGGAGGVGQGGATGSGPGDEEGAAFGGLCTSLVTHPSGLRVLCACLHLGKAYTDKSASSAQLSAVSSIMQDALEILDLLFAAHAPASLGRSGPGGPACRESATARGVHTPQDRLGDASRSCADERHIPYVPPRDLFADWRCGEEADLEETSSDGDSYTGQDPGEGEEEVEWRREKASKTEGVCSKTGKDTLQQRESDASEGVYLQLMDGVMRHTENGSLIVSLLLLPEVYIQHDTLLALQKLYSFADDARRRGRETARRRRREEERREAAGRDEQTLEITSSSWLSADRFKRVRSSRALLARTRADGEGGKGGSRQRKRGGDALDLEERGNAVCQLLEDALLNRPDCIARLTGALQGGAADFVREEALEVLSMVTRRREEMKVIATFQGAIEALLSLLSSELGLPLYVNESSLSSPANPRQSDRPGGLELPPLDTTQVLLNAPRVRSILRCIYSLTSCGPACKYMREANLVRPLVQLFQSLLRAKEDHVKQVGRLAHRRVLTSEPKEADAGGAPELHFSADPTVSSQLAARPGGERASAGPSASPGVRTARAASPEETIEADTSRAFQVGSATPLDEALFLLLAVFGNFFPYLKKLSPSRSSPAARDTGDALAPATVHNWRQRERASARRAKQDARWPEAEVRANQTALLRSGVLDLISQHVAKVCSSLAFFSQSSRAASPFASLLPNLFRLFTRLCQLLLALVAQSRLPGAGAADSTGSESFAAQVLLLPAAPATSSDDRNAEPRAAIGGPPPFYCLSYAALQGGAPPLLQALLSVTLDAIVTSFPSIQEHILEGCLAALGASSASAPSLPSSVRASPGPSVSSSVSSSRGTAPPNLSSALPPVFACRPVRASPRRASSLSTLQGRDSETELGEADGDTQEPPPLQILPPGVVLAALLQWVFRRAVRTAEAATLAQATSAGFFAPQPAARRSELEDSEDAREVEHPFVSRGGQDGSFHSAGSREDQSSSSGKAPGETRRREDEAWPREAARASWRWNQAGVAVRVLASSLCQNPRLSLLACTRPLPSLGETAETLEPLLWQIGAVLLPALSRIWRGGVEPHGQRPSEGVEREPGEGDEKCVAFNQFFCRTVELLLALLLPDSERPFAARARAAAVGLQAEPSTPGASSAPLCSADAVTLSVAWLLSSSICLPSLLLLLLRVSPLAAQSPAEKGTRTLRETALTLLDGSVCLLLDRVVATLDRFAKRGGRTQEKRDAAEESLAAGGEGGGGGRPGRDWRLSQRGTAGMAERGDFGGDGGRTQKEENGCLVDRLLQAFPSLHVFFADLQGSWAFWEGAITAREGRESTRDEARDRRKGSGTAGQERKKGRAGEGKRRKELGPGAENEGDVVAQRAEDAQELLVDVLGVERLAMHVQRLQTAPAIRFSATRPVFETSLSATGLQPGTANSRSPFRSESPPSGESGPSTARETAADAVAAAARVPAALYSETLNAVGSAIEESYRGESEEDVHADASLCLQPTIAKRQETTLDSLRPSSLMSSCLWLRPRLASFFAFLLLPRETALLRQAALGADGRGLRMLLAVSGKRAERSHAGPASLSTQNEESSGVDAATREDFQDFLLFQEESIAELRRENARLAARTAKLQDALDPRREALVSQLQRETRLLRLEMERLLEQRSVLEQRLAGERRLAAAQLEDQQRQLEAVVVAFSQLEEELQARDEELRALRVELEAEKTARGWAEGGRMHKAGRDEASTDEETVEERLKTAAALAASREEELRSLQEKHTELLALLDLLVHRVPECLQFVCSLNDLPCRYTRDFQALAETQARPLPSARALPRQTETASSRSAAICRSDPGGAPAELEIAAGTSDPARERESGERHQERGRSSALDPRGVLPSPFASSFHAVGFFPSSELTARPRDGSLMWERHAPVSSSSSSSGRCEEDSGSDEPSSGGGSVRQGRREEERREDVDTSFSRLSCQSGATSPSFPPSAHRGAFSEASPQDETTRDSPTQIPSASLSSSSPSSPSSSAFPNSTFTASPVSALPGNVHAHEDGSLALVSQVVAKPGDLGQGAGSRAETSPVAAFPPLRGAGLGLHFRSGEDGERPGDQALLSLGVTGDGDAVQLSNAQTLPGTDTDPTLGVRASGDTETGFQSLGSGDVEAHPRVQADGDSRERERGTISAPDGGFAFHVDAVESGERGFEREEEKGFETARLGASSDGEFRHGQGQGSGQETAARMQDLYPGGYVDSAGRHRTTQAGASGNSQDNVNGDSDSTNAARFGEPGTPAACGADVEPAGACHGADQNRSVVAERSAQDQGGVVSVPRKEERSQGEERGSEAAAPVSLDAGVRDGSSPELSLGSANGGGQCVEAEVREKGEGASEAGGGETHGEEQGMIRYEDYCAMVQSVDESQLTAQQLEEWRNYRAQCEAFFAYQQQHAQWPHQA; encoded by the exons ATGGCGTCgatctcttccttcctgaAACGAAAAGTGAAGGATCGGCTCTCACTGTTGGACGCTGCTCTGGAGGCCGACACCCTGCTCACGCGTCTCAAAgcgactctctcgcgcctgttTGAAGGCAACGACCttcccgcgcctcttccgtcgctctcttcgtcgggcGTCCCGCGAGGCGGCACTCCGTCCGGTCCCTGGCGCAAGGACTCTCGGCAGGCCTCGCTGGCGACGCCCAGGAAGGGCGAAGTCGAGCGCGACAAAGGGCCTTCGCCCGACacgaacgaggaagaccgCACACAGCCCCCGACCTCTTCGGAATGCAGCCAGAGCAGGCGCCCGCAGGCAGCGCCTTCAGTTCCCGACctcgtctcgccgctccccGTTGAGATTCTCGACAAATTTCAACAGCTGCTCCACCAGCTTCTTGTCCTCTGTCGTCATCAGAAGGCTCTCGCTCTTCAGACTTCTCAAAAGAAACAGCTGAGTCAAGTGcccgcctctgcctcttcctctggaggcggcgctggcggcgTGGGGCAGGGGGGCGCAACGGGCAGCGGTCCAGGAGATGAGGAGGGAGCGGCGTTTGGGGGTCTCTGCACTTCGCTCGTCACGCACCCTTCGGGGCTGCGCGTGCTCTGTGCCTGCCTTCATCTTGGCAAAGCTTACACAGACAAATCCGCGTCGTCTGCGCAGCtttcagctgtctcctcgatTATGCAAGACGCACTCGAAATCCTCgatctcctcttcgctgcaCATGCAcccgcgtctctcggacGCTCTGGCCCTGGAGGTCCGGCCTGCCGAGAGAGTGCGACGGCccgcggtgtacatacacctcaggACCGGCTAGGCGACGCCAGCCGGAGCTGCGCAGACGAGAGACATATCCCGTATGTGCCGCCAAGAGACTTGTTCGCCGACTGGCgctgcggagaagaagcggaccTCGAAGAGACCTCGAGCGACGGAGATTCATACACTGGCCAGGACccgggcgaaggcgaggaggaagtgGAATGGCGTCGTGAGAAGGCGAGTAAGACCGAAGGGGTCTGCtcgaaaacgggaaaagacaCGCTTCAGCAACGGGAATCTGACGCATCTGAAGGTGTGTACCTCCAGCTGATGGACGGCGTCATGCGCCACACGGAAAACGGCAGCCTCatcgtgtctctccttctccttcctgaggtgtacatacagcacGATACCCTGCTCGCTTTGCAGAAGCTGTACAGTTTTGCTGACGACGCACGGcgtcgaggcagagagacagcgcgacgaagacggcgcgaagaagaaagacgagaggcggcCGGAAGAGATGAACAAACTCTGGAAATCACGAGCTCTTCTTGGTTGTCTGCCGACCGCTTCAAACGCGTCCGATCCTCACGGGCACTGCTCGCAAGAACGAGGGCCgatggagaaggagggaagggcggctctagacagagaaaacgagggggCGACGCGCTGGATCTCGAGGAACGAGGTAATGCGGTATGCCAGCTTCTCGAGGATGCTCTCCTTAACAGGCCTGACTGCATCGCGCGACTCACAGGCGCTCTGCAAGGAGGCGCGGCAGACTTCgtcagagaagaggcgctggaggTTCTGAGTATGGTGActcggagacgagaggagatgAAGGTCATCGCAACGTTCCAG GGAGCCATTGaggcgcttctttctctgttgtctTCGGAGCTGGGGTTGCCGCTGTACGTGAACGAAAgcagcctctcttctccggcgAATCCCAGGCAGAGCGATCGGCCTGGAGGTCTCGAACTACCCCCGCTCGACACGACTCAGGTTCTGTTGAATGCGCCGCGCGTTCGCTCTATTCTGCGGTGTATCTACAGCTTGACGAGTTGCGGTCCCGCCTGCAAGTACATGCGCGAGGCGAATCTGGTGCGTCCCCTCGTGCAGCTTTTTCAGTCACTTTTGCGGGCCAAAGAGGATCACGTGAAACAGGTGGGCCGGCTGGCGCACCGGCGCGTTTTGACGTCGGAGCCGAAAGAAGCCGATGCAGGTGGAGCTCCTGAATTGCACTTTTCTGCAGACCCGACGGTCTCAAGTCAACTTGCGGCACGCCCAGGGGGGGAGCGTGCGTCGGCAGGGCCGTCCGCGTcgccgggtgtacgtacagcgcGTGCCGCGTCTCCTGAGGAGACGATCGAAGCAGACACCTCGCGTGCGTTTCAGGTCGGCTCTGCAACGCCTCTCGATGAGGCgcttttcctgcttctcgctGTGTTTGGGAACTTCTTTCCGTACCTGAAGAaactgtcgccttctcgttcttcccccGCTGCCCGCgacaccggagacgcgcTTGCACCCGCAACTGTCCACAactggagacagcgcgagcgCGCATctgcgaggcgcgcgaaacAAGACGCGAGGTGGCCGGAGGCCGAAGTTCGAGCGAACCAGACGGCGCTGCTGCGGAGTGGGGTTCTCGACCTTATCTCGCAGCACGTGGCGAAGGTTTGCAGTTCtctggccttcttctcgcagTCGAGTCGCGCTGCTTcacctttcgcctctctcctcccgaATCTGTTCCGCCTCTTCACGCGGCTCTGCCAgcttctcctcgcgctcgtGGCGCAGTCGCGACTGCCGGGTGCGGGCGCGGCGGACAGCACAGGCTCGGAAAGCTTCGCTGCACaggttcttcttctgcctgcgGCTCCTGCGACCTCCAGCGACGACAGGAACGCAGAGCCACGAGCAGCAATCGGCGGCCCGCCGCCGTTCTACTGTCTCTCCTACGCAGCACTGCaaggcggcgcgcctcccctCCTGCAGGCACTCTTGTCTGTCACTCTCGATGCG aTCGTCACCTCTTTTCCTAGTATCCAGGAGCACATTCTCGAAGGTTGCCTCGCGGCGCTCGGCGCCTCGAGCGCCTCTGCGCCGAGCCTCCCGTCGTCTGTCCGAGCCAGCCCAGGGCCCTCGGTctcctcgagtgtctcttcttcccgtggGACCGCGCCTCCAAACTTGTCTTCTGCCTTGCCTCCGGTCTTTGCGTGTCGGCCCGTTCGCGCCTCCCCGCGACGTGCGTCGAGTCTCTCAACTCTGCAGGGGAGAGACTCCGAGACGGAGCTGGGTGAAGCCGATGGCGACACCCAGgagccgccgcctctccagatTCTGCCGCCCGGCGTCGTTCTCGCGGCGCTGCTGCAGTGGGTCTTCCGTCGGGCTGTACGTACGGCAGAAGCCGCGACTCTCGCGCAGGCGACCTCGGCAGGGTTTTTCGCCCCCCAGCCAGCGGCTCGGCGTTCCGAGCTCGAAGACAGTGAAGATGCGCGCGAGGTGGAGCATCCCTTCGTCAGTCGCGGAGGGCAAGACGGGAGTTTTCACTCGGCCGGATCTAGAGAGGACCAGAGCTCGTCGAGTGGAAAAGCACCCGGTgaaacgaggaggcgcgaggacgaagcctggccacgcgaggcggcgcgcgcgtcctgGAGGTGGAATCAAGCAGGCGTCGCTGTGCGTgtcctcgcgtcttcgctgtgtCAAAAtccgcgcctgtctctcctggcctGCACACggcctctgccgtctctgggTGAGACTGCGGAGACGCTCGAACCGCTTCTCTGGCAGATTGGCGCGGTGCTTCTGCCTGCTCTTTCGCGAATCTGGAGAGGAGGAGTGGAACCCCACGGACAGAGACCGAGCGAAGGGGTTGAAAGGGAACCGggtgaaggagacgagaagtgCGTCGCATTCAACCAGTTCTTCTGCCGGACTGTCGagctccttctcgctcttcttctcccggaCTCTGAGCGGCCTTTTGCCGCTCGTGCTCGCGCCGCGGCCGTCGGGCTGCAGGCTGAGCCGTCGACGCCTGGagcgtcttctgctcctctttGCTCAGCAGACGCCGTCACGCTGTCGGTTGCCTGGTTGCTCTCGTCCTCGAtttgcctcccttctctgctgctccttctcctccgcgtctcgcctttggCCGCTCAGAGCCCGGCGGAGAAAGGCACGCGGAcgctgagagagacggctCTCACTCTTCTCGACGGGTCCGTGTGTCTGCTACTGGATCGCGTCGTCGCGACGCTGGACCGTTTCGCGAAACGCGGGGGCCGAACgcaggagaagcgagatgCCGCCGAGGAGTCTCTGGCAGCAGGGGGGGAAGGTGGGGGAGGCGGGCGACCTGGGCGGGACTGGCGACTGAGCCAGCGCGGCACCGCGGGTATGGCGGAGCGTGGCGACTTtggaggagacggcgggaggacgcagaaagaggaaaacgggtGTCTCGTCGACCGTCTCCTGCAAGCGTTTCCCAGTCTgcacgtttttttcgcggaTCTGCAAGGCTCCTGGGCGTTCTGGGAGGGTGCGATCACCGCGCGGGAAGGACGCGAATCAaccagagacgaagcgcggGACCGCAGGAAAGGATCTGGGACTGCaggacaagagaggaagaaaggacgcgCCGGTGAAGGGAAGCGACGAAAGGAACTCGGTCCGGGAGCAGAAAATGAAGGAGATGTCGTCGCGCAACGGGCAGAGGACGCGCAAGAGCTTCTCGTGGACGTTCTCGGTGTCGAGCGACTCGCCATGCACGTGCAACGCCTTCAGACTGCCCCA GCCAtccgcttctctgccacTCGTCCAGTCTTTGAAACCTCTTTGTCCGCGACCGGGTTGCAGCCGGGAACCGCAAACTCGCGCTCACCCTTCCGTTCGGAGAGTCCCCCCTCTGGCGAGTCCGGCCCTTCGACCGCGAGGGAGACCGCCGCGGATGCagtcgccgctgcggcgcgcgTGCCGGCGGCTCTTTACTCTGAGACATTGAACGCGGTGGGTTCAGCGATCGAGGAATCGTAccgtggagagagcgaggaggacgtgcatgcagacgcgtcCCTCTGCCTGCAGCCCACCATCgcaaagaggcaggagactACTCTCGACAGCCTCCGGCCTTCTTCTTTGATGTCGTCTTGCCTTTGGCTTcgcccgcgcctcgcctcctttttcgccttcctcctgctcccgagagagacggcgctcCTGCGACAGGCTGCACTCGGAGCGGACGGGCGAGGACTTCGAATGCTTCTCGCTGTGTCAG GCAAACGCGCGGAGCGATCGCACGCAGGGCCGGCTTCTCTGAGCACCCAGAATGAAGAAAGCTCAGGAGTGGATGCCGCCACGCGCGAGGATTTTCAGgattttcttctgtttcag GAGGAGTCGATTGCCGAGCTGCGCCGCGAGAACGCACGACTCGCCGCTCGCACCGCGAAGCTTCAAGATGCGCTGGATCCCAGAAGAGAGGCTCTCGTCTCCcagctccagagagaaactcGCCTCCTGCGCTTGGAG atGGAGAGGCTCCTCGAACAAAGGAGCGTGTTGGAGCAGCGTCTtgcaggcgagaggcgccttgCTGCTGCGCAGCTGGAAGACCAGCAGAGGCAGTTGGAGGCTGTCGTCGTCGCTTTTTCTCAACTCGAAGAGGAACTGCAG GCTCGGGACGAAGAGCTGCGGGCCCTCAGAGTCGAgctcgaggccgagaagacagCCCGAGGATGGGCAGAAGGCGGGCGCATGCATAAA GCAGGGCGCGACGAAGCTTCGACTGATGAGGAGACAGTTGAGGAGAGACTGAAAACCGCGGCTGcactcgccgcttctcgcgaggaagaactgcGTAGCCTGCAGGAGAAGCACACG GAGTTACTCGCACTGCTCGACCTCCTCGTCCACCGGGTTCCGGAGTGTCTCCAGTTCGTCTGCAGTCTGAACGACTTACCGTGTCGATACACCCGGGATTTCCAAGCGCTcgccgagacgcaggcacggccgctgccttctgctcGCGCGCTGCCGCGCCAAACGGAAACAGCGTCTTCAAGGTCTGCGGCGATTTGCCGCTCGGACCCGGGCGGGGCGCCCGCTGAACTGGAAATCGCCGCCGGTACCAGCGAccctgcgagagagagagagagcggagaaagaCATCAAGAGCGGGGTCGTTCTTCGGCTCTGGATCCCCGAGGCGTCCTTCCGTCGCCCTTTGCATCTTCGTTCCACGCAGTGGggttctttccctcgtcgGAGCTCACTGCAAGGCCGCGTGACGGGAGTCTCATgtgggagagacacgcgccggtgtcgtcttcctcgtcttcttctggtcGGTGCGAAGAAGATTCGGGTTCCGACGAGCCGAGCTCCGGAGGAGGAAGCGTGAGGCagggacgcagagaagaggaaagaagagaggacgtcgacacttctttttcgcgtctgtCGTGCCAGTCAGGCGCGacgtctccctcgtttccgccTTCAGCGCACCGCGGCGCGTTCTCCGAGGCGTCGCCTCAAGACGAGACGACTCGCGACAGCCCCACGCAGATTCCCAGCGCGTCgctgtcctcttcgtctccctcttcgccctcttcctctgcttttcCGAACTCGACGTTCACGGCCTCCcccgtctctgcgcttcctgGAAACGTGCACGCGCACGAAGACGGAAGCTTGGCGCTTGTAAGCCAGGTCGTCGCCAAGCCGGGGGATCTCGGACAGGGTGCGGGGTCACGAGCAGAAACctctcccgtcgccgccTTTCCGCCGCTGAGAGGCGCCGGCTTGGGGCTACACTTCCgcagcggagaagacggcgagaggccgGGAGACCAggctttgctgtctctcg GCGTGACGGGAGACGGGGACGCCGTGCAACTCAGCAACGCGCAAACACTCCCTGGAACGGACACTGACCCGACGCTTGGGGTCCGAGCCAGCGGAGATACAGAGACAGGCTTCCAGTCGCTGGGCTCTGGAGACGTAGAGGCACACCCGCGAGTCCAGGCAGATGGGGacagtcgagagagagagagagggaccaTCAGTGCACCGGATGGCGGGTTCGCCTTCCACGTAGATGCTGTAGAATCTGGAGAAAGGGGATtcgagagggaggaagaaaaaggattTGAGACCGCACGATTGGGCGCGTCTTCGGACGGAGAGTTCCGACACGGCCAAGGTCAGGGATCCGGCCAGGAGACAGCTGCCCGCATGCAGGATCTCTATCCAGGCGGATATGTGGATAGTGCCGGTCGACACAGAACCACACAGGCAGGAGCTTCAGGAAACAGCCAAGACAATGTGAACGGGGATTCCGACTCCACGAACGCAGCCCGCTTTGGAGAGCCAGGGACGCCCGCTGCGTGTGGCGCGGACGTTGAGCCGGCGGGCGCGTGTCACGGGGCGGATCAAAACAGATCGGTTGTGGCCGAGAGGTCTGCACAGGACCAAGGCGGCGTTGTTTCTGtgccgaggaaagaagagaggagccagggagaagagagaggttcggaagccgcggcgcctgtctctcttgatGCCGGAGTGCGAGACGGCTCGTCTCCTGAGCTGTCTCTAGGCTCGGCCAACGGCGGAGGGCAGTGCGTTGAGGCAGaagtgagagaaaagggagaaggcgcatcGGAAGCCGgcggtggagagacgcatgGCGAAGAGCAAGGAATGATCCGTTACGAAGACTATTGCGCGATGGTTCAAAGCGTCGACGAGAGCCAGTTGACGGCGCAGCAGCTAGAAGAGTGGCGGAACTACCGGGCTCAGTGtgaggccttcttcgcgtaTCAGCAGCAGCATGCGCAGTGGCCGCACCAAGCATAG